Below is a window of Phoenix dactylifera cultivar Barhee BC4 chromosome 7, palm_55x_up_171113_PBpolish2nd_filt_p, whole genome shotgun sequence DNA.
ggcaaaaccatgaggcgccgtgaggagggctccgggtacgctcgacccccaaatcggacccaaagcggacaataccttctgagggACACTTTCTCTTCCGCTGCTCGGATCGGTGGGGActctgctggtgacggggtgcaaatcccgcatcatatggcgctagaaggagggcctcggccctccgcctatccagtaaggagccgacccgggcacaggacctccccgctgggggggctgtgttacggggggttccccgaatttagtcccacatcgaccgtgtagcgggaaggtctgtgccatataatggggAGCTCAATAACCCTTCCCTTAGGAGGCGctttttgtggggcaaaaccgtgaggcgccgtgaggagggctccgggtacgctcgacccccgaatcggacccaaagcggacaataccttctgagggACACTTTCTCTTCCGCTGCTCGGATCGGTGGGGActctgctggtgacggggtgcaaatcccgcatcacAAGACATACTGTCCTGAAACTAAAAGATACAGAATATCCACGAACAGGTTTGTGTGGCTATCAACAGTTTACAAATTTACTTCTAATAGGATAAACTTAAAACAGAAGTGTTGTCCCATAGGGAAAAACACAGATTTTGGATTCCGATCGTTTAAGTGGATCCACTTCAAATAAGAGCTCCTTTGAAATGGGAAAGGAGGTTAAATCAACCATAAAAACtatcattttaaaatcaaatgGCTAGATGATCGAAAAGGAGCATTCCATAGATTAAATTCACGTGAGCAAGAAGCATCATCTTAGTTAGACAAACcctattaatatttttaaaaaattatctaGATATGACATTTAGTGACCAACAACTACAAGAAAATCGTGGAAATGAGGAATGACTAAAACTTTTTTTCGTCATCTATCACAATTTTGCCAATAGATTAAGCTTGAAGTCAGATGGAGGAGGAGAGGCGAATCGAATACCTTCCCGATTATTGAACCCACGCTGTCTCTCCGCGAATTGCACCGCCCTGTTCTCGCTCGGCCCAGCCTCCTGATTGGTTTTCGGCTTCAGGGGAGACTCCGCGACCGCCCTCTTCCTCCCCCTTCTCGCCATTGGAAGGCTCGCCTTTGAGAATAACCGACCTAACGAGAGCTCTGAGACAGGGATCTGGAGAACCAAAGCCCTGTTTGAAATCGAAACAGGCGGCAAGGCATCAGTGGAGAGGGCTTGagaaaaaaaaccctaattAGCAGAAGATCGGCAGTCAGTTCCTCCAAGCTCTTGGTTTCAATCTCTCGAATCGAagctaaataaaaaagaaaaaaaaagaagacaagatATCAAGCAAAATGTACCTGGTTTCTTTTTAATCGAGGGTCGCGAGGAGGAAATAACTCGAATTTTTCCGGTCACGAGGAGAAAACCTGGAGGGGTTCGTACCAAAGAGATGGTTTTCAAATATTGGAGGCCGCCAAGCGGATCTACCGAGATTATGTCCGACGCGTGGGCAAATGGGTCTCGTGTGACCGGATCCAACTCCTGTCCGACTTCACTTGGATCGGACCCATGCTCAGAAATGAGACTCGATAGCCCTTACCCGACCACTAGCAAGTCGGGTTGGATACAAATCGGATCAACTTTTTTCCCAGGTTGGAATGGATTTATGTGGATCCTGCTGGGATTTTGGATGGAATTAGGTGGAAAATTGTCCCAATATGAACCATAAATAATGTGTATACACTGCATTGATAAATTTTATTCTAAATTATATTGGACAAGAAAATAGTAACCACCGAGATGTTTCGGAGCCAGCAACTAAATTCATGTCATAACCTTACGTAAGTTATCAACAGAATAATTAATGATTAACTTTGTAATGATTTATGTTAACATCATATTTGTTTCTTAGGTTCAAATCCAAGTGGGTGGGATCAATTGAGGATTATCTCAGTGGTCATACTTTAAGCTTGAAAATTGGAGATTCCAAGTTGGAGTCTTGAGTGGTATATTCTTCAAAGAGGGAGTCTGGAATAATCTATACCAGATCCATGCATAAAGCAAATTATATGTTTCAAGTCTAAttatttgattttaaattttttttgatatactaTTTGCAAATCAAGTAGGAAAATCGAGAATAGATGCAAAAAAAAGATTATAATTTATCCTCTTCCTTAATGAATGAGTCTAGTTGTAGTTTTTTTTTCACCtacatttttattttgtattactTAATTCATAAGTTAAAGTCTTgtagattattttttatttataatttctaCACATTTGGTAGTTTAGATTGTGATCTTGGGGTAGATCTTTAATACGAATGACCAATATAAGTTTATAAGATCTTTACATAAAATTTCAACTACACttctttaatatatatttaagtattttatcatatttttttaacatGCTAGTGCAGTAAAAATAGTTCATTTTTATGCTTACATGATGTATAGGTTACAAAACTATATGATATCTAGTTTGTAGATAATTTTAAATGTATATATCGGGATTATTAatatgaattttttattttgatatccGATTATTGACGTTGGATTTGAAGAGAGCAGTTACTGCTCACTCCTCTCGTAAGAAGCGTGGTTTCTCGTCGCAATTTTCTAACAGAGTCGGCGTCATGGATGCCGACTCCGATTCACTTACACCGAGCATCTCTTGATCCAGCGTACAGCGAAGGGGTTTGGGATGGACGGGCGACTCGTCCTCATCTGCGGCTTCCACCTTCCATCGATTAATAGCACGCCTGTGTCCGAACCACGAAGCAACCTCCTCCTCGACCTCTGATttctccctcccccctctctctctcctgtcTCGATCGATCGATCGATCGATCTCGGGCGAGGAGGCATGGAGGCGTCGTCATGGGACGCCCTCCGGAAACAGGTACCCTACCATGAGAATTTTCAATCTTTCTTGATTTGTTATTTTCGTTTTGTATGCGGCCAGTCCGAATTTTCGGAAGAGTTGGTGCTGATTTGATTCGGTAATGTGAGCTAAGATAGTTTGAAGTATAATTTTCTCCATGTCGaaaattaggtcaagaaaaaagGATTTTTTGTACTCAAATGATTATTATTTGGTGGATATATGGATTTTAGGTCCTGGGTACGGTTCCACGGTCTTAATTAAATCTATCGCTCAGAGAGATGATGCGTAGCTTCTTAATAATTTGAAACTTGTAAGTTGGGAATGTAGATCCAGTCTGTTCCATATAGGAGGAAACTTTCTTAGCTTCTGAAGTTTTAAACAATGGGTTGTATTTGGaaaaagttcttctttttcacaaaAATCTGGAAGATTAAACAAAAACTAACGTTTTGCTTATAATCTTGAAGGATTTATTGTGGATCTGATATTATTTATACATCATGTCGCAGGATTGTTctagaaaaaaagaatatttgATATAAATGTTTACTTCTTGTTTGCTTAAAATGGGTCCCAAGTGGCTTCCAGATTGGCAATCTTCCACTTTGATCGAAACTCTTCACTTGGCTTGGTTTATGCCTGGATCAGGCCTTTTGTTCTTATGGAAGGCTGAAGCAAGTCTCACAGATTGTAATGGGTTGAAACATGGATTTCTTCTCATCTTCGAGCCCAAAATTTAAACAGGAACAGGCTTCATCAAGAGCCATATGGATTTTGCCTGAAACAGTTCAATTTAAGCAACACATGATCATATCAAACTAATATGACAAAGATCCACTGATGCGACATTTAGGCCAATACTTTAAAGTTTAAACCATACTTTTACGAGTGATAATTAAATTAGTATTGAGGGGGTCTTAGTTGACAGAAGATTCTGATTTACACTCTACGACCGTAACTATGTTATGCGAGTACTGGGTGCTTTATATATGACTATTTCCTTCTTTGCTCCAAGATTTTCTCTTGTTTTGGATTCATACAGCTGGCTGTCTTGCTGCAAGTCCTTAGTAAAATCCTATTGAGTGCACATTTGGACCCTTTTCATTACTTTTGGCCTTATGGCATTTTTAAACTTGCCATATATGTAGTTCTTTTCCACCTTCTATCTATAAAATTGTTAGATTTTACTGCAGTTTTATTTTGATGAACTGTTTTGTAACTTATGTTTTTTAAATTGCAGCAAGGGTTTGTTGGGCCCTACAATTTACATTACCCCATTCATGCAAGACAGTAAAAGCCATTATAATTAGAGAAATTCATCCTCTATAACaaagaataaaactgaaactccTCAAGTAAGGATAAAGATATGAAATATGTGCATATATTCCTCCAGTATGAAATTAGAACAACGAAACATACATTGTGCTGGATGATCATAATGTGCTGTATTGCTTCCTTGGCGACTAGCGAATACTGTGCTGGTGGTTGTTTGCAGTCCATTGATGAAGTGTACACATGATACAATATATTCAATGATTAGTGAAactgtttatttttctttttcatgcaggCAAGGAAACTTGAAGCTCAGCTGGATGAGCTGATGAATTCATATCGTAGATTGGTTTCCACAAAACCTGATGGTTCAGAGAGTGATCTTGAATCTGGAATAGAGCGATTTCTGAAACAACTTCAGCAAGTTAATTCACAGATGCAAACTTGGGTATCTTCAGGAGGCTCAGAAATCCTTTCACATACATTAACTCGGCATAGAGAAATTCTTCAAGATCTTACTCAGGTAGAAAAGCTTTTTAACCAAATGAAGGACCGGTAAAATTTAAGCCAAATCTGATTGTTAATTCTAATTGAAACTATACCTAGAACATGCACCTAGTACCTACCAAGGATCAAGTGTCCTTGGGTATTTAGCATTATTGTGCTGCTTTTATAGTTATACcaatcatcaaaaagaaaagactgGGATCAGAAATTCAAAACTATGTCAAATCTTGGTGCATATAGAATCTGGGAAATGCTAACCTTGGTTCTTAATTGTTTTGACTCAGGAGTTTTATCGGCTCCGCTCTAGCCTTAGAGCTAAGCAGGAACATGCATCACTCCTTCTGGACTTCAGGGATTTCGAGAGGGCAAGATTGGACATGGAAGATGGTGCTGGTTCTGTTGATCAGGCTCTTCTTAAAGAACAAGCAGCTCTAAGTAGAAGTTCAGgacaggtctctctctctctctctctctctctcccctccctctctcttcccttctcttcccCAACTTGTCCTGCAGCCTGTGCTGGCTTTCGTGTTAAAATGCAACTAGCAGAATGACCAGGTTCGGTGCTTCTTGAATGCATCATTAGCTGCAACACACATGTATCTTTACTAGCTTGGCATTTTTAAATGTGACATTCTAATGTTGATTGATGTCTCATCAATTCTCAATCAACATTTTCAATTCCAGTACTCAAATACTATTTCATACACTTTATGAACATACTTAAACAATGCTATATACGAGGCTATCTGATGCAGGACGGAAGTACGGATTGAAatacagagagaaagaggagaggaagaggggaagaagaagggaaagaggaaaagaggaggaggaagaagaagaccaattttttcaaacattaattcattaaaccctaaacatcaggatggacccatatatatagggtcacaaaataacaaataacccctacaaataaaataattccaaaaagctcctaaaatgacaatatgcaaataaacccaaatgacaatatgcaaataaacccaatcaacataaaataaatcaatctaaaataaaatcaggctggctgaatcggctggaacccgctgagctggctggatcctgtgacgaccggctgacctggcactggtgtccgcaccaactctcCTCGGGTGGAAAGAAGTCGACCTCGACGAAAGCGGCTCGGTAAAGCCCCGGTAGTACTCCAACAAGTCCGGGTCAATCGGCGGTATCTCCTCGCGCTGGATCCAAGTGTAGCCGGACCTTGGTCGTCCTCGCCAACGAACCAGGAAATGTTGGATGCCTCCATCACTGGTAAAAACTATTTGCTCGGCTAAAATAGAATCAATATACTCTTTTTGTGCTCGATGGAGGGTAAAAGGAAACGAAGATGGCATGGAATCAATAATAGGATAAACATCAGGCGCAGGAGAGTGTGCAGCAAAAGAGTCATTAGGGATTGCAACCAAATCTTTAATATTAATAGTAAGGCTATGACCGAAATCAAATGGAAAGTCAATGGCATAGGCGTCAGTGCCATTCTTGTGCAACACCCTGAATGGTCCAATACTAAGAGATGCAATTCCTTAAGATGGATCATTACGTAACCCCAAGTTTGAAATTCTTCAGCACGGAAATCAGCTTGCATCGTATACTGAGCAGTACATGCATGAATGCCCTTATGGATTTCCTGATACAACTTATGAATGTGTTGTGTAAATGCATATGCAGGCTCAGAAATCCTAACATCAGTTTCGATGGGTTGTGCGGGGGCATAACCAACTACACTCATGGTAGACTGGTCAAACTCGTTATCTGACTGTGCAAGCGAGCTAGGTGGAGTGTGGGTGCATCCTAGGGTTTCAGGTTTGTCATCACACTCGTCCTCAATGTCCTGAATGTCATCGAGgtttggttcatagatttgCTCCTCTAAGTCATCTATGTCACCTCCCTGCTCTTGCTGAGCAATAACGAAAAATTTGTTCGCACATTGGGAGGTAACGTGACCAAAACCTTGGCATTTGTAACACCGAATTTTGGAATGTGGTTTGGGAGGCTCACCAAGCATTCCCTTGCCATTAGTGTCTCGGCCTGTGACATGGGCATTAGGAGGGGGCCTATGAGTAGTGGACCCTACAGAAGGTTTGGACCCTAAGGAATTAAGGCCGGTGGGAGTGCTCCGTGTGTCAGGGCGCCTTACAAATGTGGACTTAGTGTTCCATCGGTTTAGGAGATCGTCTTGGTAGTTAAGGGGcaggtatttttctttaagtCTCTCTTTCATCTCTACCCAATCAGTTATTTCATGTTGATGTCTCCTAGCTAATAGTTGTTCAGTGTTTTGCCAAAACAGCTTAGCTCGACCAAGGAGTTTCATTCTAGCGAATCGAACTTTTTTGTTCTCAGACAGATtgtaccactcaaagaagtggTCCATTTCGTGTAACCAATCGGAGAAGACTTTCGGGTCAAGACGACCGTCAAAAGTGGGGGCTTCCACCCTAATGCCTCTCATTACGTCTTCATCAGGGTCACGAAGAGCTCTGGGTTCTACGGTATGTCGGTGACCTTTATCAACATGAGGAATGGGACCAGGTCCCCTAGGGCGAGGGAAGGCATAATGGTGACCTGGAACAGACCTATTATCAAAGTTGTCCTGCCGAACCGAGCCTTGTTGTTCTAGGATTTGTTCTAGGGTGTCGTCCTCTTCAAGTCCCGGTAAATGGGGAGTACTAGCTCTTTGGGATCCAATAACCCTCTGAAGTGAAGCCTCAATTGAATCGAGTCGGGCATTAACCTGGGTGGACATTGTGGTTAAGTCATGAATTTGGGCATTGTTTGCTTGGACTTGGGCATTGGTAttttggacttgagcattagtTTTTTGGACTTGGGCATTAATGTTTTGGATAGCTTTTAATAGGGCTTCGATTTTGGAATCCATGCCTAATTGGGACTCAGGATGAGATGCGTCACGACCACTAcgtagatgcataaaatgaatgacaaaatgTATGATCCGACCAACTATAAATGTTCCtaagtagacctaatgcatgaaatgaattcaaaattgCAAAGTAGATACTCAATATAATCGGAAGCTAACTCAAGCAATTGAAATTGGCTTTGAATTACGTAATAAATTCAGATAAGAAGTTGCAGTCAAATAGTACTAGTTTTCAGTGTGTTGCAGGGCTGCACAGAGCCTAAAAGAACTTCCAAAGATTAGATAGCCCTAAAATTAATAACAAAGATAGGCCACTAGTAGGGTTTTGGTGTTGTTTGGAGtggatgtgttgaattttcaggAAGCAATATCAATAGAGCACTTAAGAGTTAATTAATTCTAAATTtagacaaacaaataaaatttgtagtaagGGAAGAAACCTGATCTGGGTTGGGGTGACGACCAGAAGCGCTGCACAGCAAGTAGGCTTGTCAAACGACTCCAATTGGGGTTGATCTCAGCAACTCGGCGGGCCTGTGCAAAGCAATTTGGTAGGTCCGGCGACGGCGGCCTGTTTGAATAGAGGGTGGGGTTGTGATGCACAGAGGCGGGCCTGAAAGTAGGGCCCGCGAAAGAGGGGCCGGGCGGCTGGGGTGTAGCTGGGCCCGAAAGGCCCACAGGCTAGAAAGAGAGGGTGGTGCAGAAGTGGGCTAGATGATGGCCGTGTTGTGAAGAGGGGAAAATGTCGGGAGGGAGGTTGACGGCGGTGAAGAAGGGATTTTGGGGAAGACAAGAGGGTGGCGAGCGAGGACGGGAAGGCGGAGGCGTTGGTTCCGGTGTCGTTCACGGGAGACGTCGACGGGTCGTAGTGAAGGCGGAGGCGGTCGGGGCGAGCGGCGGTAGTGGAGGATGGCGCGCGGGCGTTCTGCTCGAGCGGCGATGGCTCGGTGGGGCGCTCGGCGGCTGACAATCACCGTGGCGGAAGCGGCGGAGACCTCGGGATGCTTGGAAGAGAGAGCGGCGCTGCGGAAGAGGGCGGAGGATGGACTGCGCTCGGAGGAGGAATGCTCGGCGGAGGCGGCGACGGTTGCTGGTGACGATTCAGGCGCCGACGGCTCGGGCGTCGGTGTTCGGCGGCGGCGGTACTGCTGCGGCGTCGGCTCGGTGCAGGCGATGCGGACCGGTGGAGACTCGGCGAGGGGCGGCCGATCGAGGAAGATGACAggtagttgttttttttttttttcttttctcttttcttttcttttttttttcttttttttttttggtcacgtGCAAGTCACGtgcgaggatttttttttttttttgaattggttCGGGCTAATGGGTTATGGGTTAACGGGTCGAAATCTTACCCGTACTGTGGATCGTCTTCCACCTTCGACCGTCCGTCCGCTTCCGCCGGATCTCGCCTGATTTTGCGGCGGTGGGTGCGGGAAGACGTTGCGCCGGTGGAGCGGGGTGCTGGTGCGGCAGTGAACGGGGCGGCGACGTCCTTCACTTGGTCCGGCCACGGTCGGTGGCAGCAAGCTGCTGCCGAAACCCCCGGGGAAGCACGGCGGCGACCGAAGGCGAATCGGCGGCGCGGCGAAACGGATGCGGTGGGTGATGCTTGCACAGTGACAATCGGAGGAGAAATTGACGAGGAGGCCGGCTTATTTGCCTCCCGGGCTGCCTTGGGGTTTTCCGGCGACAGTGCCTTTCTTCACTGCGTGAGATCCGAGAGAAGGAGGGAAAGAAAGGGCGAGAGCGTCGGAGGCAGCGGCGGTGGGAAgagagggcggcggcggcgtctTGCGAAGGCGATCTGTGGATTGACGCCGGAAGACAGTCGACCAACGGGagggttttgctttttctttcttctcggtGGGTGAGGTGATGAACAGGgaagaaaataatgaagaaaGGGAGCGACCCTTCTTCTTCGGAGTACGTGCCGTGCGACGACCTTCCGTACGTTCCGGCGTTTGCGGTGCAAATGATCTAGCAAAATACAGGTGAGGAAAAGGCCGAAAAGGAATCGGCGGGGGTCCGTCCATAAACTGGATCCTTCGACTTCAGCAACAGAGGCAAAGTCagccctgctctgataccaaagctgatgcaggacggaagtacggattgaaatacagagagaaagaggagaggaagaggggaagaagaagggaaagaggaaaagaggaggaggaagaagaagaccaattttttcattcattaattcattaaaccctaaacatcaggatggacccatatatatagggtcacaaaataacaaataacccctacaaataaaataattccaaaaagctcctaaaatgacaatatgcaaataaacccaaatgacaatatgcaaataaacccaatcaacataaaataaatcaatctaaaataaaatcaggctggctgaatcggctggaacccgctgagctggctggatcctgtgacgaccggctgacctggcactggtgtccgcaccactATCATTCTCATAAAACTATCCACTTCTAGTCACATATCACCAAGCAGCACATTGCATTTGTATATCTACTTATTACCCTTAAtccaatattttataatattagtTTGTTGCGGATATATATGTCGCATGTCCATTCATATTTCAAATAATAGAGATTCTCAAAATGCGTACTTGTGTTGAATCTATATTCCAGTCATTACCAGAGTATT
It encodes the following:
- the LOC103710405 gene encoding Golgi SNAP receptor complex member 1-1-like isoform X1, whose amino-acid sequence is MEASSWDALRKQARKLEAQLDELMNSYRRLVSTKPDGSESDLESGIERFLKQLQQVNSQMQTWVSSGGSEILSHTLTRHREILQDLTQEFYRLRSSLRAKQEHASLLLDFRDFERARLDMEDGAGSVDQALLKEQAALSRSSGQMDGVISQAQATLGALVLQRSTFGGISSKISNVGSRLPTVNHILSAIRRKKSMDTIILSLVASVWIKSDQPVACLAPCTSHSVKSNKVTRRKWRQIRWFVFSC
- the LOC103710405 gene encoding Golgi SNAP receptor complex member 1-1-like isoform X3, yielding MEASSWDALRKQARKLEAQLDELMNSYRRLVSTKPDGSESDLESGIERFLKQLQQVNSQMQTWVSSGGSEILSHTLTRHREILQDLTQEFYRLRSSLRAKQEHASLLLDFRDFERARLDMEDGAGSVDQALLKEQAALSRSSGQMDGVISQAQATLGALVLQRSTFGGISSKISNVGSRLPTVNHILSAIRRKKSMDTIILSLVASV
- the LOC103710405 gene encoding Golgi SNAP receptor complex member 1-1-like isoform X2; translation: MEASSWDALRKQARKLEAQLDELMNSYRRLVSTKPDGSESDLESGIERFLKQLQQVNSQMQTWVSSGGSEILSHTLTRHREILQDLTQEFYRLRSSLRAKQEHASLLLDFRDFERARLDMEDGAGSVDQALLKEQAALSRSSGQMDGVISQAQATLGALVLQRSTFGGISSKISNVGSRLPTVNHILSAIRRKKSMDTIILSLVASVCTFLILIYWLSK
- the LOC103710405 gene encoding Golgi SNAP receptor complex member 1-1-like isoform X4, which gives rise to MEASSWDALRKQARKLEAQLDELMNSYRRLVSTKPDGSESDLESGIERFLKQLQQVNSQMQTWVSSGGSEILSHTLTRHREILQDLTQEFYRLRSSLRAKQEHASLLLDFRDFERARLDMEDGAGSVDQALLKEQAALSRSSGQVLFARVDSDGWCNIPSPSYFGSTCSSTLNIWWHQQQDKQCRQPTSHGKSYPFSN